One Azospirillum sp. B510 genomic window carries:
- a CDS encoding cupin domain-containing protein, whose amino-acid sequence MPDQSLSAERLIELLGLRPHPEGGLYAETYRAAGDGGRGAVTAIYFLLRAGERSHWHTVDAVEIWLWHGGAPLELSVHQEGGAVERLRLGMDIAGGERPQAVVPVGAWQAARSLGDWSLVSCAVAPAFEFAGFRMAPEGWEPGEDA is encoded by the coding sequence ATGCCTGACCAGAGCCTGAGCGCCGAACGGCTGATCGAGCTGCTGGGGTTGCGGCCGCATCCTGAGGGTGGCCTCTACGCCGAGACCTACCGCGCGGCGGGGGATGGCGGGCGTGGAGCGGTGACGGCGATCTATTTCCTGCTGCGGGCCGGCGAACGGTCGCACTGGCATACCGTGGATGCCGTGGAGATCTGGCTCTGGCACGGCGGCGCGCCGCTGGAGCTGTCGGTTCATCAGGAGGGCGGCGCCGTCGAGCGTCTCCGGCTGGGAATGGACATCGCCGGCGGCGAACGGCCGCAGGCGGTGGTCCCGGTCGGGGCGTGGCAGGCGGCGCGCAGCCTCGGCGACTGGTCGCTGGTCAGCTGCGCCGTGGCGCCGGCCTTCGAGTTCGCCGGCTTCCGGATGGCGCCGGAGGGATGGGAGCCGGGGGAAGACGCATGA
- the der gene encoding ribosome biogenesis GTPase Der: MSFTVVLVGRPNVGKSTLFNRLAGKKLALVDDTPGVTRDWRSAPAHVGGLSFTVVDTAGLEDVTDDSLEARMRRQTEQALARADVALFIIDARAGVTPLDRHFANLLRRGKTPVLLVANKTEGRAGQPGMFEAYELGLGDPIPLSAEHGEGMADLVEALLPYAPAEEAGEAEERDDGFDPSIPVGDQPEPEEDLSKPIQIAIVGRPNVGKSTLLNSLLGEERVLTGPEAGMTRDAITVDWEWRDRRFKLVDTAGMRRRARVDEKVEKLAVADSLRVIRMANVVVLVVDAGAILDKQDLTIARLVISEGRALVIAVNKWDTVDDRAMALRQVEDKLQAALGYIKGVTVVTISALKGHKLETLLDGVLETYTVWNRRIPTAQLNRWIEGVLEHHPPPLVEGRRVKIRYVTQVKTRPPTFALFVNKPLDLPESYQRYLTTHLRESFDMPGVPVRLLLRKGKNPYAED; the protein is encoded by the coding sequence ATGTCGTTCACCGTGGTCCTCGTCGGTCGGCCGAATGTCGGCAAATCGACCCTCTTCAACCGTCTGGCCGGCAAGAAGCTGGCCCTGGTGGACGATACGCCGGGCGTCACCCGTGACTGGCGCTCGGCCCCGGCCCATGTCGGCGGCCTGTCCTTCACCGTCGTCGACACCGCCGGGCTGGAGGACGTGACCGACGACAGCCTGGAGGCGCGCATGCGCCGCCAGACCGAGCAGGCGCTCGCCCGCGCCGACGTGGCGCTGTTCATCATCGACGCCCGCGCCGGGGTCACCCCGCTGGACCGCCATTTCGCCAACCTGCTGCGCCGGGGCAAGACGCCGGTCCTGCTGGTCGCCAACAAGACCGAGGGCAGGGCGGGGCAGCCCGGCATGTTCGAGGCCTATGAGCTCGGCCTGGGCGACCCGATTCCGCTGTCCGCCGAGCATGGCGAGGGCATGGCCGATCTGGTCGAGGCGCTGCTGCCCTACGCCCCGGCCGAGGAGGCCGGCGAGGCGGAGGAGAGGGACGACGGCTTCGATCCCTCCATCCCGGTCGGCGACCAGCCGGAGCCGGAGGAGGACCTCAGCAAGCCGATCCAGATCGCCATCGTCGGCCGTCCGAATGTCGGCAAATCGACCCTGCTCAACAGCCTGCTCGGCGAGGAGCGGGTGCTGACCGGGCCCGAGGCCGGCATGACCCGCGACGCCATCACGGTGGATTGGGAATGGCGCGACCGCCGCTTCAAGCTGGTCGACACCGCCGGCATGCGCCGCCGCGCCCGCGTCGATGAGAAGGTCGAAAAGCTGGCGGTCGCCGACAGCCTGCGCGTCATCCGCATGGCCAATGTCGTGGTGCTGGTGGTCGATGCCGGCGCCATCCTCGACAAGCAGGACCTGACCATCGCCCGTCTGGTGATCTCGGAGGGGCGCGCCCTGGTGATCGCCGTCAACAAGTGGGACACGGTCGATGACCGCGCCATGGCGCTGCGTCAGGTCGAGGACAAGCTCCAGGCCGCGCTCGGCTACATCAAGGGGGTGACGGTCGTCACCATCTCGGCGTTGAAGGGCCACAAGCTCGAAACGCTGCTGGACGGCGTGCTGGAGACCTACACGGTCTGGAACCGCCGCATCCCCACCGCCCAGCTGAACCGCTGGATCGAGGGCGTTCTCGAACACCATCCGCCGCCCCTGGTCGAGGGCCGCCGGGTGAAGATCCGCTACGTCACCCAGGTGAAGACCCGTCCGCCGACCTTCGCGCTCTTCGTCAACAAGCCGCTGGACCTGCCGGAAAGCTACCAGCGCTATCTGACGACCCATCTGCGCGAGAGCTTCGACATGCCGGGCGTTCCGGTGCGCCTGCTGCTGCGCAAGGGCAAGAACCCGTACGCCGAGGATTGA
- a CDS encoding PQQ-binding-like beta-propeller repeat protein yields the protein MTTDKTTKIVKAGSIRRAALLSASLLSVLLAGCDTVDSWFGKTPDPALPGKRIAVLQRERKVEPDAQLAATAVAVPPQTVNAAWAQPGGTTEHALGNLALSASPSDAWRADIGSGSSSSRALLGTPVIADGRIFAMDAESHVTALNERGGQSLWRVDTRPENERGGATGGGVAYADGRVYAATGFAEVLSLDAGSGKVLWRKRIAGPVRGAPTVAGGRVMVITLDNQTIALSATDGAVQWSHQGILETAGLLGAASPAATGTLVVAPYSSGELFGLRPENGRVAWQESLANIRRSGALSNLADIRGLPVIDRGAVYAIGHSGRMVAIDERVGARIWETEIGGVNTLWLAGDYLFAVTNDQEVVAVARQNGKIRWVSPLARFKDPEDKTGPIVWSGPVLAGNRLWVAGSNGQLLGLSPTDGKVEVTRSLPAAAYLSPVVANNTLYVLCDNGTLVAFR from the coding sequence ATGACGACCGACAAGACCACGAAGATCGTGAAGGCCGGCTCCATCCGCCGCGCGGCGCTGCTGTCGGCCTCGCTGCTGTCCGTCCTCCTCGCCGGCTGCGACACGGTGGACAGCTGGTTCGGCAAGACGCCCGATCCGGCCCTGCCGGGCAAGCGCATCGCCGTCCTCCAGCGCGAGCGCAAGGTGGAGCCGGACGCCCAGCTCGCCGCCACCGCCGTCGCCGTGCCGCCGCAGACCGTCAACGCCGCCTGGGCGCAGCCCGGCGGCACGACCGAGCATGCGCTGGGCAACCTCGCTTTGTCGGCCAGCCCGTCCGACGCCTGGCGCGCCGACATCGGGTCGGGCTCCAGCAGTTCGCGCGCCCTGCTCGGTACGCCGGTGATCGCCGACGGCCGCATCTTCGCCATGGACGCCGAGTCGCATGTCACAGCCCTGAACGAGCGCGGCGGCCAGTCCTTGTGGCGGGTCGACACCCGGCCGGAGAACGAGCGCGGCGGCGCCACCGGCGGCGGCGTCGCCTATGCCGATGGCCGCGTCTATGCCGCCACCGGCTTCGCCGAGGTGCTGTCGCTCGATGCCGGCAGCGGCAAGGTGCTGTGGCGCAAGCGCATCGCCGGCCCGGTCCGCGGGGCGCCGACGGTCGCCGGCGGTCGTGTGATGGTGATCACGCTCGACAACCAGACCATCGCGCTGTCCGCCACCGACGGTGCGGTCCAATGGTCGCACCAGGGCATCCTGGAGACCGCCGGCCTGCTCGGCGCCGCCAGCCCGGCGGCCACCGGCACGCTGGTCGTCGCCCCCTATTCCTCGGGCGAGCTGTTCGGCCTGCGTCCGGAGAATGGCCGCGTCGCCTGGCAGGAGAGCCTCGCCAACATCCGCCGCAGCGGCGCGCTCAGCAATCTGGCCGACATCCGCGGCCTGCCGGTGATCGATCGCGGCGCCGTCTATGCCATCGGCCATTCCGGCCGCATGGTCGCCATCGACGAGCGTGTCGGCGCCCGCATCTGGGAAACCGAGATCGGCGGCGTCAACACCCTCTGGCTGGCCGGCGATTATCTCTTCGCCGTCACCAACGACCAGGAGGTCGTCGCGGTGGCGCGCCAGAACGGCAAGATCCGCTGGGTGTCGCCGCTCGCCCGCTTCAAGGATCCGGAGGACAAGACCGGCCCGATCGTCTGGTCCGGCCCGGTGCTGGCGGGCAACCGCCTGTGGGTCGCCGGCTCCAACGGCCAGCTGCTCGGCCTGTCGCCGACGGACGGCAAGGTGGAGGTGACGCGCTCGCTTCCCGCCGCCGCCTACTTGTCTCCGGTCGTTGCCAACAACACTCTCTATGTGCTGTGCGACAACGGAACGCTCGTCGCGTTCCGTTGA
- a CDS encoding tetratricopeptide repeat protein, whose product MSDIFREVDEDLRRDRAEHLFKRYGGAMIAAAVLVVAGTAGYSFWRNWQAQKRQEQTVALVTAISQSGQGPEKGIEALAAFAGSADPSLAALAQFNAAALLIRQGKPADAATVYDGIAGHGSVPVEYRDLATLLAVMQRAGDGDAAQLTAKLLPLTAETSPWRFTARELTAMLAARSGDTEKARTLYKQLADDQLAPSGVRGRAADLASLYGKG is encoded by the coding sequence ATGAGCGATATTTTCCGCGAAGTCGACGAGGATCTGCGCCGGGACCGCGCGGAGCACCTGTTCAAGAGATATGGCGGCGCCATGATCGCCGCCGCCGTGCTGGTGGTCGCCGGTACCGCCGGCTACAGCTTCTGGCGCAACTGGCAGGCGCAGAAGAGGCAGGAGCAGACGGTCGCCCTGGTCACCGCCATCTCGCAGAGCGGGCAGGGGCCGGAAAAGGGGATCGAGGCGCTGGCCGCCTTCGCCGGCTCCGCTGATCCCAGCCTCGCCGCCCTCGCCCAGTTCAACGCCGCCGCCCTGCTGATCCGCCAGGGCAAGCCGGCCGACGCCGCGACCGTCTATGACGGCATCGCCGGCCATGGCTCGGTGCCCGTCGAATACCGCGACCTCGCCACCCTGCTGGCGGTGATGCAGCGCGCCGGCGACGGCGACGCCGCCCAGTTGACCGCGAAGCTGCTGCCGCTGACCGCCGAGACCAGCCCCTGGCGCTTCACCGCGCGTGAGCTGACGGCGATGCTGGCCGCCCGCTCCGGAGACACCGAGAAGGCGCGCACCCTCTACAAGCAGCTGGCGGACGACCAGCTGGCGCCGTCGGGCGTGCGCGGCCGCGCCGCCGATCTCGCCTCCCTCTACGGCAAGGGCTGA
- the mutS gene encoding DNA mismatch repair protein MutS has protein sequence MMAQYLEIKQAHPDCLLFYRMGDFYEMFFEDAVNAAAALDIALTKRGQHLGEDIPMCGVPVHSHENYLQRLIRQGFRVAICEQMEDPAEAKKRGAKSVVKRGVIRIVTPGTLTEDSLLDARSSNWLAAVAETAGGLGLAWLEMSTGELVVQPVERGGLGAAFGRLDPQEVLVSEKLSQAPELFELWAEWKSRLTIQPTPRFDSENGRQRLLALYGVGTLDAFGSFTRAEVAAAGALVGYVELTQKGRVPRLSPPRRLGPGAVMEIDASTARNLELTRTLAGERRGSLLATIDRTVTGAGARLLCAHLAAPLTDPAAIGRRLDMVEFALAGERLRGELRHALRGCPDLERALSRLTLGRGGPRDLAAVRDGLRQAGLIRGLLAAAMPLPDGLAALDKRLGAHAELVDQLTQALAPELPLLARDGGFIARDYSYALDELVTLRDESRRLIAGLQSKYAEIAGVPSLKVKHNNVLGYHIEVTAAHADKLMSDKAREVFMHRQTMANAVRFGTVELSDLERRISEAADRALAVELELFAGLVEAVAAKADAIAQAAHALAALDVATSLAELAEERRYSRPLVDDSLAFTIVGGRHPVVEAVLDAAHGGPFVANDCDLAPENRLWLLTGPNMAGKSTFLRQNALIAVLAQMGGFVPAERAHIGVVDRLYSRVGAADDLARGRSTFMVEMVETAAILNQSGSRALVILDEIGRGTATFDGLSIAWACVEHLHDVNRCRALFATHYHELTMLASKLPALSCHTMRIKEWQGDVVFLHEVTAGAADRSYGIHVAKLAGLPAAVVGRADEVLKLLESGDQNATIHRLAEDLPLFSAALKRPAPTATAAEPIPAGPSPVEEALSGIDPDSLTPRQALEELYRLRGLLR, from the coding sequence ATGATGGCGCAGTATCTGGAGATCAAGCAGGCGCATCCCGACTGCCTGCTGTTCTACCGCATGGGCGACTTCTACGAGATGTTCTTCGAGGACGCGGTGAACGCCGCCGCCGCGCTCGACATCGCGCTGACCAAGCGCGGCCAGCATCTGGGCGAGGACATCCCGATGTGCGGCGTGCCGGTGCATTCCCACGAGAATTACCTGCAACGCCTGATCCGCCAGGGCTTCCGCGTCGCCATCTGCGAGCAGATGGAGGACCCGGCGGAGGCGAAGAAGCGCGGTGCCAAGTCGGTGGTGAAGCGCGGCGTCATCCGCATCGTCACCCCCGGCACCCTGACCGAGGACAGCCTGCTCGACGCCCGTTCCTCCAACTGGCTGGCGGCGGTGGCGGAGACGGCCGGCGGGCTGGGGCTGGCCTGGCTGGAGATGTCCACCGGCGAGCTGGTGGTGCAGCCGGTGGAGCGCGGCGGGTTGGGCGCCGCCTTCGGCCGGCTCGACCCGCAGGAGGTGCTGGTCTCGGAGAAGCTGAGTCAGGCGCCGGAGCTGTTCGAGCTGTGGGCGGAGTGGAAATCGCGGCTGACCATCCAGCCCACCCCGCGGTTCGACAGCGAGAATGGCCGGCAGCGCCTGCTGGCGCTCTATGGGGTCGGCACGCTGGACGCCTTCGGCAGCTTCACGCGGGCGGAGGTCGCGGCGGCCGGCGCCCTGGTCGGCTATGTCGAGCTGACGCAGAAGGGGCGCGTGCCCCGGCTGTCGCCGCCGCGCCGGCTGGGGCCGGGCGCGGTGATGGAGATCGACGCCTCGACCGCCCGCAATCTGGAACTGACCCGCACGCTGGCCGGGGAGCGGCGCGGCAGCCTGCTCGCCACCATCGACCGCACGGTGACCGGGGCCGGGGCCCGGCTGCTCTGCGCCCATCTCGCCGCCCCCTTGACCGATCCCGCCGCCATCGGCCGCCGGCTCGACATGGTGGAGTTCGCCCTGGCCGGGGAGCGGCTGCGCGGCGAGCTGCGCCACGCCCTGCGCGGCTGCCCGGATCTGGAGCGGGCGCTGTCGCGGCTGACGCTGGGGCGCGGGGGGCCGCGCGATCTGGCGGCGGTCCGCGACGGTCTGCGGCAGGCCGGCCTGATCCGCGGGCTGCTGGCCGCGGCCATGCCGCTGCCCGACGGGCTGGCGGCGCTCGACAAGCGGCTGGGCGCCCATGCCGAGCTGGTGGACCAGTTGACCCAGGCGCTGGCGCCGGAGCTGCCGCTGCTGGCCCGCGACGGCGGCTTCATCGCCCGCGACTACAGCTATGCGCTCGACGAGCTGGTGACGCTGCGCGACGAGAGCCGGCGGCTGATCGCCGGGTTGCAGAGCAAATACGCCGAGATCGCCGGGGTGCCGTCGCTGAAGGTCAAGCACAACAATGTGCTGGGCTATCACATCGAGGTCACCGCCGCCCATGCCGACAAGCTGATGTCGGACAAGGCCCGCGAGGTCTTCATGCACCGCCAGACCATGGCCAACGCCGTGCGCTTCGGCACGGTGGAGCTGTCGGATCTGGAGCGCCGCATCTCCGAGGCCGCCGACCGGGCGCTGGCGGTGGAGCTGGAGCTGTTCGCCGGTCTGGTCGAGGCGGTGGCGGCGAAGGCCGACGCCATCGCCCAGGCGGCCCACGCGTTGGCGGCGCTCGACGTCGCCACCTCGCTGGCCGAACTGGCGGAGGAGCGGCGCTACAGCCGGCCGCTGGTCGATGACAGCCTCGCCTTCACGATCGTCGGCGGCCGGCATCCGGTGGTGGAGGCGGTGCTCGACGCCGCCCATGGCGGGCCGTTCGTCGCCAACGATTGCGATCTGGCTCCCGAAAACCGGCTGTGGCTGCTGACCGGCCCCAACATGGCGGGCAAATCCACCTTCCTGCGCCAGAACGCGCTGATCGCGGTGCTGGCGCAGATGGGCGGCTTCGTGCCGGCGGAACGCGCCCATATCGGGGTGGTGGACCGGCTCTACAGCCGCGTCGGCGCCGCCGACGATCTGGCGCGCGGGCGCTCCACCTTCATGGTGGAGATGGTGGAGACGGCGGCGATCCTCAACCAGTCGGGCTCCCGCGCCCTGGTGATCCTCGACGAGATCGGGCGCGGCACCGCCACCTTCGACGGGCTGTCGATCGCCTGGGCCTGCGTCGAGCATCTGCATGACGTGAACCGCTGCCGGGCGCTGTTCGCCACGCACTATCATGAGCTGACGATGCTGGCGTCCAAGCTGCCGGCCTTGTCCTGCCACACCATGCGGATCAAGGAATGGCAGGGCGACGTCGTCTTCCTGCACGAGGTGACGGCGGGGGCGGCCGACCGCAGCTACGGCATCCATGTCGCCAAGCTGGCGGGCCTGCCGGCGGCGGTGGTCGGGCGGGCCGACGAGGTGCTGAAGCTGCTGGAATCGGGCGACCAGAACGCGACCATCCACCGGCTGGCCGAGGATCTGCCGCTGTTCAGCGCCGCGCTGAAGCGCCCGGCGCCCACGGCCACGGCTGCGGAGCCCATCCCCGCCGGCCCGTCGCCGGTGGAGGAGGCGCTCTCCGGCATCGACCCCGACAGCCTGACCCCCCGCCAGGCCTTGGAGGAGCTGTACCGCCTGAGGGGGCTGCTGCGATAG
- a CDS encoding [protein-PII] uridylyltransferase, translating to MLSPRSKAPPPPETPAPVIPNKRAIISRRKLSGELEDLVAELGTGDKLRPALIACLRKALAEGRAEVRRRFDAGGSGEQCVRENCYLADRLVGTLADFTVRHIFATANPTSGEVFDVAATGGYGRGELAPFSDIDLLFLLPYKRTPRVEQVVEYMLYILWDLGLKVGHAVRSVDECIRQSKADVTIRTAILESRYLWGPGKLFAELRKRYDKEVVAGTGPEFVEAKLAERDNRHLKMGDSRYVLEPNLKDGKGGLRDLQTLFWIAKYLYRVEGVEELVGKHVLTPEEAQRFAKAQNFLWTARCHLHYLTGRLEDRLTFDVQTSIGAAMGYTDHAGTKGVERFMKHYFLVAKDVGDLTRIFCAALEAESKRPPKFNLLRLASVARRKDVDGFIVDGERLNARSDKQFKEQPIDMIRLFHTAQMNDIDVHPAALRAITRSLSAIGPKLRNDPEANRLFLDILTGPKDPEITLRRMNEAGVMARFIPDFGRVVAQMQYDMYHVYTVDEHTLFALGILHKIASGEHADELPLSTEVIHKVVSKRALYVAVLLHDIAKGRGGDHSVLGARVAEKLCPRLGLTAEETETVAWLVRWHLAMSYTAFKRDLEDEKTVRDFVALVQSPERLRLLLVLTVADIRAVGPQRWNNWKATLLRELYSRSEELMSGGMTVEGRGRRIQAAQANLRAELSDFDDAAFERHKALGYPGYWLAFDAETLAHQARIVREAERAGRPLTVETRVDRGRAVTEVTIYATDHSGLFSRLAGALAACGADIVDARIFTMTNGMALDVFSVQDAAGGAFESSDKLAKLSVMIEKVLSGQLKPLNDLATRRTSHASRTRVFHVPPRVLIDNNASTTHTVIEVNGRDRPGLLYDLTRALSNLTLQISSAKISTFGEKAIDVFYVKDVFGLKVTHEGKLAKIKERLLSALDDPAGDAPPPAAVKRTRTKVTGA from the coding sequence ATGCTGTCCCCCCGCTCCAAGGCGCCGCCCCCGCCCGAAACCCCGGCACCCGTCATCCCCAACAAGCGCGCCATCATCTCCCGCCGCAAGCTGTCGGGGGAGCTTGAGGATCTGGTGGCCGAACTCGGCACCGGCGACAAGCTGCGCCCGGCGCTGATCGCCTGCCTGCGCAAGGCGCTGGCCGAGGGGCGGGCGGAGGTGCGGCGCCGCTTCGACGCCGGCGGGTCGGGCGAGCAGTGCGTGCGCGAGAACTGCTATCTCGCCGACCGGCTGGTCGGCACGCTGGCCGACTTCACCGTCCGCCACATCTTCGCCACCGCCAACCCGACCTCCGGCGAGGTGTTCGACGTGGCGGCCACCGGCGGCTACGGCCGTGGCGAGTTGGCCCCCTTCTCCGACATCGATCTGTTGTTCCTGCTGCCCTACAAGCGCACGCCCAGGGTCGAGCAGGTGGTCGAGTACATGCTGTACATCCTGTGGGATCTGGGGCTGAAGGTCGGCCATGCCGTGCGCAGCGTCGACGAGTGCATCCGCCAGTCCAAGGCCGACGTCACCATCCGCACCGCCATCCTCGAATCCCGGTATCTCTGGGGTCCGGGCAAGCTGTTCGCCGAGCTGCGCAAGCGTTACGACAAGGAGGTCGTCGCGGGAACCGGCCCGGAATTCGTCGAAGCCAAGCTGGCCGAGCGCGACAACCGCCATCTGAAGATGGGCGACAGCCGCTATGTCCTGGAACCCAACCTGAAGGACGGCAAGGGCGGCCTGCGCGATCTCCAGACGCTGTTCTGGATCGCCAAATACCTCTACCGGGTCGAGGGGGTCGAGGAGCTGGTCGGCAAGCATGTGCTGACGCCGGAGGAGGCGCAGCGCTTCGCCAAGGCGCAGAACTTCCTGTGGACCGCGCGCTGCCACCTGCATTACCTGACCGGCCGGTTGGAGGACCGCCTGACCTTCGACGTCCAGACCAGCATCGGCGCCGCCATGGGCTATACCGACCATGCCGGCACCAAGGGCGTCGAGCGCTTCATGAAGCATTATTTCCTGGTCGCCAAGGATGTCGGCGACCTGACGCGCATCTTCTGCGCGGCGCTGGAGGCGGAATCGAAGCGTCCGCCCAAGTTCAACCTGCTGCGGCTGGCCTCGGTCGCCCGGCGCAAGGACGTGGACGGCTTCATCGTCGACGGCGAACGGCTGAACGCCCGCAGCGACAAGCAGTTCAAGGAACAGCCGATCGACATGATCCGCCTGTTCCACACCGCGCAGATGAACGACATCGACGTCCATCCGGCGGCGCTGCGCGCCATCACCCGGTCGCTGTCGGCGATCGGGCCGAAGCTGCGCAACGATCCGGAAGCCAACCGGCTGTTCCTCGACATCCTGACCGGGCCGAAGGATCCGGAGATCACGCTGCGCCGGATGAACGAGGCCGGCGTGATGGCCCGCTTCATCCCCGATTTCGGCCGGGTCGTCGCCCAGATGCAGTATGACATGTACCATGTCTACACGGTGGACGAGCACACGCTGTTCGCGCTGGGCATCCTGCACAAGATCGCGTCGGGCGAGCATGCCGACGAGCTGCCGCTGTCCACCGAGGTGATCCACAAGGTGGTGTCGAAACGGGCGCTCTATGTCGCCGTCCTGCTGCACGACATCGCCAAGGGCCGCGGCGGCGACCATTCGGTGCTGGGCGCGCGGGTGGCGGAGAAGCTGTGCCCGCGCCTGGGGCTGACGGCGGAGGAGACCGAGACGGTGGCCTGGCTGGTGCGCTGGCACCTCGCCATGTCCTACACCGCCTTCAAGCGCGACCTGGAGGACGAGAAGACCGTCCGCGATTTCGTGGCCTTGGTCCAGTCGCCGGAACGGCTGCGCCTGCTGCTGGTGCTGACGGTGGCCGACATCCGCGCCGTCGGGCCGCAGCGCTGGAACAACTGGAAGGCGACGCTGCTGCGCGAGCTCTACAGCCGGTCGGAGGAGCTGATGTCCGGCGGCATGACGGTGGAGGGGCGCGGGCGCCGCATCCAGGCGGCCCAGGCCAACCTGCGCGCCGAGCTGAGCGATTTCGACGACGCGGCGTTCGAGCGGCACAAGGCGCTGGGATATCCCGGCTATTGGCTGGCCTTCGACGCCGAGACGCTGGCCCATCAGGCCCGCATCGTCCGCGAGGCCGAGCGGGCCGGGCGTCCGCTGACGGTGGAGACCCGCGTCGACCGCGGCCGCGCGGTGACGGAGGTGACGATCTACGCCACCGACCACAGCGGCCTGTTCTCCCGCCTCGCCGGGGCGCTGGCGGCCTGCGGCGCCGACATCGTCGACGCCCGCATCTTCACCATGACCAACGGCATGGCGCTCGACGTCTTCTCCGTCCAGGACGCCGCCGGCGGCGCCTTCGAGAGCAGCGACAAGCTCGCCAAGCTGTCGGTGATGATCGAGAAGGTGCTGTCGGGCCAGTTGAAGCCGCTGAACGACCTCGCCACCCGCCGCACCAGCCATGCCAGCCGCACCCGCGTCTTCCATGTGCCGCCGCGCGTGCTGATCGACAACAACGCCTCCACCACCCACACGGTGATCGAGGTGAACGGGCGCGACCGTCCGGGCCTGCTCTACGACCTGACGCGGGCGCTGTCGAACCTGACCCTGCAAATCAGCTCGGCCAAGATCTCCACCTTCGGCGAGAAGGCCATCGACGTCTTCTATGTGAAGGACGTCTTCGGCCTGAAGGTGACGCATGAGGGCAAGCTGGCCAAGATCAAGGAGCGCCTGCTGAGCGCGCTGGACGATCCCGCCGGCGACGCCCCGCCGCCCGCGGCCGTGAAGCGGACGAGAACCAAGGTGACGGGAGCCTAA
- a CDS encoding response regulator transcription factor has product MKILIGDDHLLFREGLRRLLEQLQGGASFVEAGTFDEVLDQCRAGGTFDIILMDLHMPGWPGFDGLREIQALQPGVPVVVISASEALGDIRGALDHGATGYIPKSSSVKVMMGALNLVFSGGIYLPPGALTASMDAAPRRRSIEVTDRNAGYGLTQRQREVLECLRLGKSNKQIAYELGLSEGTVKIHVTAIFKSLGVKNRTQAVIAAAALSA; this is encoded by the coding sequence ATGAAGATTTTGATCGGGGACGACCATCTGCTCTTCCGTGAGGGACTGCGGCGTTTGCTGGAGCAGTTGCAGGGCGGCGCCAGCTTCGTCGAGGCCGGGACCTTCGACGAGGTGCTGGACCAGTGCCGGGCCGGCGGCACCTTCGACATCATCCTGATGGATCTGCACATGCCGGGCTGGCCGGGCTTCGACGGCCTGCGCGAGATCCAGGCCCTGCAACCGGGCGTTCCGGTGGTGGTGATCTCCGCCTCGGAGGCGCTGGGCGACATCCGCGGCGCGCTCGACCATGGCGCGACCGGCTATATCCCGAAATCGAGCAGCGTTAAGGTGATGATGGGCGCCCTGAACCTCGTGTTCTCGGGCGGCATCTACCTGCCGCCGGGCGCCCTGACCGCCAGCATGGACGCCGCCCCGCGCCGCCGTTCGATCGAGGTGACCGACCGCAACGCCGGCTACGGCCTGACCCAGCGCCAGCGCGAGGTGCTGGAATGCCTGCGTCTTGGCAAGTCGAACAAGCAGATCGCCTATGAGCTGGGCCTGTCGGAAGGCACGGTGAAGATCCACGTCACCGCCATCTTCAAGTCCCTCGGCGTCAAGAACCGCACCCAGGCCGTCATCGCCGCTGCGGCCTTGTCGGCGTAA